One stretch of Centroberyx gerrardi isolate f3 chromosome 13, fCenGer3.hap1.cur.20231027, whole genome shotgun sequence DNA includes these proteins:
- the LOC139926499 gene encoding uncharacterized protein LOC139926499, which translates to MTLRDTLTGSVAGDKYDSESPSEAMLLMESLQKISAVEDEEEQRASLTDLQSRTSSHFRERWKDFQVLRERLESEPLSPKFSEQEFALDVISEGGDAFDDQHLGIDELMEELNMPQDLREEIYSTFQQTKSFYPEVEESTYVEKERDHSDSEEELEQFAKHHHHDETKQSPEPDTTCIAEDIAETSVREDNENGYLPAGETDDFNKMQSIYHEQAKMLAELEHEPDQVQETDPDRKELEETENVEKAEPSKDLENDFEPGLDIDACGPAKPVSRGKGKEEEEEEEEGIDDENKEGVDGKMEEKEEENQVEEVEEYRNEDEEEEVSEDKDEKEEIEEREEEAGEVVEDQNTEAGEITDEEGEGEANDTDNNINEKEKWDEAEERREKQENEVNVLEEEAIGEEEEEGEESEVDVDMEAEQEVEGEDLAEEVREDEEKQGSELNEGCDQVEEQESKDEEDEENRCVSEPVSADADSIADSKVGKRLLEEAYYLQQSSCEEDQPNYEDTKRTENYVESSNKSSSVGQCEDDKGNGTDTVNELKTDDGEEEEDEERSSSLPHPVEISQELLDFVNSALQSSSLIFTYDARGNIRIEPDNARVIHTKQVIIPKSREDSQYGLKRLPSPCTSDLSDYRPETSDSGGYKTQESTDIATESGEEPSESPSPDCRHSSDMPNGRTNVERTDSKQSVRSKSELLQSSRLKSGGSFSSYDSGTKASREDLSYFSGASSLKIDTEPAIDAAQRISFPSEVDSNDGVLIDQGRWLLKENHLIRKSPPISIGMYGNIDTTSIDTAQENNSEDSPPHTQDNPLAAISSSELEEMAKPQTPKCTYYNMSHGSDSDPFLDDVSVKSGKKDTSSVKGRGLRVSPTIDTSKTWTKKNGSLSSFASVEFKMPDSRVHPEGESSAVTQARRPSGVGGRVLQAQDSLDTLHVRCGQYCPIL; encoded by the exons ATGACTCTGCGAGATACCTTAACAGGCTCTGTGGCGGGAGACAAATACGATTCAGAAAGCCCCTCGGAGGCCATGCTACTGATGGAATCCTTGCAGAAAATTTCTGCtgttgaggatgaggaggagcagagggcaaGTCTGACAGATTTGCAGAGCAGAACGTCTTCTCACTTCAGAGAACGCTGGAAGGATTTCCAGGTCCTAAGGGAAAGGCTTGAAAGCGAACCTCTCTCTCCAAAATTTTCAGAACAAGAGTTTGCACTGGATGTTATCTCTGAAGGGGGTGACGCATTTGATGATCAACATTTGGGTATCGATGAGCTTATGGAGGAGCTCAACATGCCACAAGACCTTAGAGAAGAAATTTATTCAACGTTCCAACAAACTAAAAGCTTTTATCCTGAGGTAGAGGAGAGTACCTAtgtagaaaaggaaagagaccACTCAGACTCAGAGGAGGAACTGGAACAATTTGctaaacatcatcatcatgatgagACAAAACAGTCACCAGAGCCTGATACCACCTGCATAGCTGAGGACATTGCTGAGACCTCTGTAAGAGAAGATAATGAAAATGGCTACTTGCCTGCTGGAGAGACAGATGACTTTAATAAGATGCAATCGATTTATCATGAACAGGCCAAGATGTTGGCTGAGTTAGAACACGAACCTGATCAAGTTCAGGAAACAGACCCTGATAGGAAAGAattagaagagacagagaacgTGGAAAAAGCAGAGCCATCAAAAGATTTAGAAAATGATTTTGAGCCAGGTCTTGACATTGACGCCTGTGGTCCAGCCAAACCTGTCTCAAGGGGcaagggaaaggaggaggaggaggaggaggaggaaggaataGATGATGAGAATAAAGAAGGGGTagatggaaagatggaagaaaaggaagaggagaaccAAGTGGAAGAGGTAGAGGAGTACAGGAATGAG gatgaggaggaggaagttaGTGAGGATaaggatgagaaggaggaaattgaggagagggaggaagaggcggGTGAGGTTGTGGAGGACCAAAATACAGAAGCAGGGGAGATCACAGAtgaagaaggggaaggagaagCAAATGACACAGACAATAACataaatgagaaagaaaagtgGGATGAGgctgaagagaggagggagaagcagGAGAATGAGGTAAATGTTCTGGAGGAAGAAGCAataggagaagaggaagaggagggagaggagagcgaggtcGACGTAGATATGGAAGCTGAGCAGGAGGTAGAAGGGGAAGATCTAGCTGAAGAGGtgagagaagatgaagaaaagcAAGGTAGTGAGTTAAATGAGGGATGTGACCAGGTGGAAGAGCAAGAATCCAaggatgaggaagatgaagaaaacAGATGTGTCAGTGAACCTGTTAGTGCTGATGCAGACAGTATTGCTGATAGTAAAGTTGGTAAAAGACTATTAGAGGAAGCCTACTATTTGCAGCAGAGTAGCTGTGAGGAGGACCAGCCTAACTATGAGGATACCAAGAGAACAGAAAATTATGTAGAATCATCAAATAAATCTTCATCTGTTGGTCAGTGTGAGGATGACAAGGGTAATGGAACAGACACTGTAAATGAGCTTAAAACAGAtgacggagaggaggaagaggatgaggaaagAAGCAGCAGTCTACCCCACCCGGTGGAAATATCACAGGAATTACTTGATTTTGTTAACTCTGCCCTACAATCTTCTTCACTTATATTCACATATGATGCTCGGGGTAACATTAGGATAGAGCCAGATAACGCTCGGGttatacacacaaaacaagttATAATTCCCAAAAGCAGAGAGGATAGTCAATATGGTCTAAAACGTCTTCCGAGCCCCTGCACCTCAGATTTATCTGACTACAGGCCAGAGACTTCGGACAGTGGCGGATACAAAACTCAGGAATCCACAGACATTGCCACAGAGAGTGGAGAAGAGCCTTCAGAGAGTCCGTCTCCAGACTGCAGACATTCAAGCGATATGCCTAATGGGAGAACAAATGTGGAACGCACTGACTCAAAACAGTCCGTTAGAAGTAAATCAGAACTCTTGCAAAGTTCCAGATTAAAAAGTGGGGGGAGCTTCTCTTCTTATGACTCGGGGACTAAAGCTTCAAGGGAGGATCTGTCTTATTTCAGTGGTGCAAGCTCATTAAAGATAGACACAGAGCCTGCAATAGACGCTGCACAGCGCATCTCATTCCCCTCAGAAGTAGATTCAAATGATGGGGTTTTGATTGACCAAGGTAGATGGCTTCTCAAGGAGAATCACCTCATCAGAAAATCGCCTCCAATCTCCATTGGAATGTATGGTAATATAGATACTACATCCATTGACACAGCTCAGGAGAACAATAGTGAGGattcccccccacacacccagGACAACCCCCTTGCAGCCATATCCTCATCAGAGCTTGAGGAAATGGCTAAGCCTCAAACTCCTAAGTGCACCTACTACAATATGTCACATGGAAGTGATTCTGACCCCTTTTTGGATGATGTTAGTGTCAAAAGTGGGAAAAAAGACACGAGCAGTGTCAAAGGAAGAGGTCTGAGGGTATCACCCACTATTGACACTTCCAAAACCTGGACAAAGAAAAATGGCAGCCTTTCATCATTTGCATCAGTGGAGTTCAAAATGCCAGACAGCAGAGTGCATCCAGAGGGGGAGTCCTCAGCTGTGACACAGGCAAGAAGGCCCTCTGGTGTGGGAGGGCGTGTACTGCAAGCACAAGACTCCTTGGACACACTCCATGTGAGATGTGGCCAATACTGTCCCATCCTATAA